ataCGCATGCGTAATGCTCGGGCTTCTTCCTGCTATTATAACTACAATATCCATAAGCACTTTCGCCAAACCGGAATTGTATTTATGTTTGAAAGCCAGACAGTTTATAACAGACGTTTCCGGCGCCCAATCGGAATATTGTAAAACCCGGGGATACTTTGTGGAGGGAGGCGAGGCTACCAATGCGCAGGGGCAACGGGAGGGCTGCGGGGATCGGGGGTATATTGGATGCTTCCGGGGTGGTCAGGGGCGGCTGTGTGAGGAGTTGCCTCGCTAAGTAGCTGGACACTGTATGGTGGAGAGGGGATTTAAGGTCAGTGGTATGTGTGGCCTGTCCTCTATTGTAGTgactatatgtatttatgtatatatgtaatatataccatatataaaagaaaataatcgccgggaggcttttttttttgctttgaccCGCTTCCTGGGGCTTCTGGCAGCGTTTACATGGCGCCTGCACCGTTAATGGGTTTTCTGGTTTCTCTTTCTCTCGCTGTAATGTGTTTTGTTCAGCGCTCAACAAAGCAAGTGTGTTTAGCAGCGGGGCGATACCGGGGCGTTTGGCTGGGCTTTGGTTCGTTTCGTCCGGTCTCCTCCGGTGTGCATGTCAGTATGTGAGGGTGAGAGCCGGGACTGTCCTGTAGCGGCAGGCTGTggtgtctgtgtctgtgtgGGGTGATCTGTGTCGCTCATGTATGTACAGTGAGTGAGGCCTTCCTGAACATATAGTGACAGCCTCTGCATGCGTGTTAGGAGAGACCTGTCTGATCTTGTAGTGCTATATGAGATACCTGACCTCATATTGTATAGTAATAGATGTTGTGATATAGGGATTTCATGCTTCCAATCGAGGTGCTGGCTTTATATAGAagaatattttgtattctttctAGTTAATGCTATTTTCAGGGCTGTAATGCAAGTTGCATTGACTTCCAAATATCATCTTTAATATGGTGTAATGTATATGTGGTCCTTGagtttgttttgattttaatcGGCATActaaatgcaatttatttttattttacaggaaaacATTGATGGTCTTTCCTTCAGAAAAGGTTAGTTGATCTTCTGGAGGTTTAAGGAAtcattaaacccccccccagggctggccgaagacttaacgccacctggggcgaagtttaaaacgccgccgcCAACGCCGGGGGgaggggcattttaaacttcgtcgacgccataatctacgatttccccccccccccggtacttacctttaaacagtcctgcggcgagtctccctgctctgtcacggtgccggcttgtaatgctgagcgccggaaattgacgtcacttccggcgctctgcattacaagcggcaccgggaccgaacagggagactcgccgcagaggagagagaggggcgccgagcgggtaagcgaaaaccactcggtgcccctctctcctccgctacaaaaaaaagcgcttggggcggcaaagtgccgccccttctaaagtgccgcctggggcaattgccccagtctgccccattatagggccggccctgccccccccctgtaTTTATTCCTTTATGTTAAGGTGGAAGGCTTCCCATCTTCCAGCTGATGTGAGGATAGCGTGCCATTAACACGTGTCCGCCTATAAGCTGAATGAGCGGTTCTTGATTAAAACATCTGACTGACAGATATCCTACTAAAATACTGTTTCTTTCCTTGATCCCTGTTTTAAAATAACTCTTACTGTCCTTTAACATCAGAGACCTATATTTTACTACCATGCCACCTGGCTTTAGATGTGGTGCACCTTCCATTGATTTTCTACCAACATACTTTCACTATACAGTCCATATGTTATAGAAATGCTCATGTTACCTGCATCAAGGGTGAAGAGAACTGTGCTTTTTGGAAATAAGacttattgttgttgttgttgttattattattagtgccaacaatgtacgcagcgtttcttacaatacatatattcaaggggtatgacgagACGAGaatcgacagactaagacaaaccgatacattagctggagagagcccggctcgcaagcttacaatctttagtGTGTTGATTGATAGTGTTGCAGGAAATAATTGTTGACTACCTGAATCCATACAGGTATTCGTTATGAAATGCCATGTGACTTGCGTTGGTTGGCATTTTTGGATTAAACCTTTAGTCTTGCGTTCTTGGATGTGTAGCAAATGCAGTATCTGCGCTTTAGGATTTTACAGGCATACCCTGCTTTAGGGACACTCTCGAGTTGTGAGACAAGGCATATAACGGTATGATGCCAGCACGTCAGTTCaccatgtgtgtgtaatatctGTCTATAAATATCTCTCGGTAATATCGTGAGATTGAGTGCAGACTAActtggaatatatatacactcactggcctctttattaagtacaccttgctagtaccgagttggacccccttttgccttcattctttgtggcgtactttctacaaggtgctggaaacattcctcagagattttggtccatatgtacatgatggcatcacacagttgctgcagatttgtctcctgttccaccacatcccaaaggtgctctattggatttaGATCTGGTGACCATGGAGACCGTGTCATgatcaagaaaccagtttgagatgatgtgagctttgtgacatggtgcattatcctgctggaagtagccatcagaagatgggtacactgtggtcataaagagatggacatggtcagcaacaatactcagatgggctgttgcatttaaacgaagctcaactggtactaaggggcccaaagtgtgccaagaaaatgtccccccacaccattacaccgccagcctgaactgttgatacaaggcaggatggatccatgctttcatgttaatgccaaagtctgaccctgccatctgaatgtcacagctggaatcgagactcgtcagaccaggcaacattcttccattGTCCAGTTTTGATTAttctgtgcgaattgtagcctcagtttctgttcttagctgacaggagtggcacccggtggggtcttctgcttcaaggttcgaggTGTTGcacgttcagagatggtattctgcatatcttggttatttgagttactgttgcctttctgtcatcttaaaccagtctgcccattctcctctgacctggCACCCACAAGGTTTTTCTGTCCGCACAACTGCCGcccactggatattttctctttcggaccattctctgtaaaccctagagatggttgtgcgtgaaaatcccagtagatcagcagtttctgaaatactcagaccagcccgtctggtaccaacaaccatgcaacattcaaagtcacttaaatcccattTCTTCCCcgttctgatgctcggtttgaactttagCGAGTTGTCTTGACCGCGTCTACGTGCCTAAATGCAttaagttgctgccatgtgattagctacttgtgttaacaagcaattgatcAGGTGTACCtttataaagtggccagtgagtgtatatatctatagctAACCGCTCTATTTTGTGTACTCTTCCAGTCGTAGACTAGAGCCCATTCCTTCTGATCTCTTTATGAATCCATACAGTGTTTCTCCATACAAGCCCTCATGATGCTGTTGTACGTAGCCATGAGCAGATCTCCGCCTAAGGAGGCATGGACTGCTAACTTGTGTTGACCATAGAGCCGGAGTATTTAACACTACTTTCTGTCCTAACCTATTGCTCAATATCCACTTAGACTAGACCTGagataaaaatttttttattgattattatattatatttagtcAGATGCTATTTTCACTCTAAttccccttttttttgccaCCCTGTTTGCATTAAAACTCCACACTGTGCAATGCGATTTAATGAGTACGGAAAATGAGCTTGGAGTCTCTGGGAACTTGCAACCAGGTGTTCCAGATGGGATTTGGTTTAGTCCTTTATTATATTGATACGACATGCAAACTTTTCTACATacctgtgtgtatataatgtgttcaGGTGTCGCTTGTACACGCTAGTGTTACTTTCTGATCCTAGTAATCTACATGGCCCAAAATAACTTTGCTAATCTTGATTCTATTGATTTAAGAACACAAAACTTTTAAACTTTGGAGCCCCCAATagttttcttcttccttttctgttatatatttctttgtgtccttaaatcattataataatgaTGACCGAATGTGactgcattatttattattggggATTTACTCCTTCTGTTGTCTTATCTCTTCACCCAAAGAATTTAACCAGAAATACAATATGGCTAATCTTACTGCATCAAACTGACCATGTTACAGTAaagttatgttatttatataatattatatattcatattagtGCATGCATGTGTTATTTACTTGGATTTATGAGAATCCTGTCTATGCCTTTCTTCTGTCTCTGCCTATCCGCTGTTTACACGGCTTCTGCCAAACATGTCTCCTGTGCGTACTCTCTGCGGGTCGCCTGCAGCCGGCTCACGCGCTTTTACTCCCATTGGCTTTCTTGCCTGCCATCTTGTTGTCTATGGAGAGAAGAGGGGTGTAaagtctgtctcttatgtagtATACGGTCTGACACAAAAACGTGTCATGTAACTGCAGTCTGGTCTACAGAAACAGAATTGAGTGTGAGATGAAATATGAAtacactttttatttctttttttgtgatgtcTGTCTGCTCAGCCGTGCGTGTTGGACTGTCCCATAGGAGTCTGGTGTAGCCAGAAAGGTGTCTGGCTTGTTATGTATACGTGTGCGCATCGGTGGTGGGTCTGTCACATTTAAACACTCGCACTCTGGTTGTGTTTCCCTTTCAGGTTTAGAAGAACGGCTAATCTGGACTTTTAGTTGTGTTTTAAGGATTTGCTGCATCGATATATAAAATACGACCCGCGCCTTGCCTGTCTATCTGTATGGTGTCTGTATCACTCTCTGGTGTCTAACTTGCTATTCACATCATGAGCACTGTGAGTATTGGAACAACCTGTGATAACTATGAAGGTGCATGGCAGCGTATGCTTGTGTGACTGCAGCTCACCGCTAAAGGTTCTACGTGTTCTCCAACCTTTCTGCGCAATAAAGTGTCTTAACTCTCGTTTCAAATGGGTGCCTTTGGTGCTTTAGCTTTTTAAGCTTTATATAGAAATCTGCTTACATGTCACTGCTGGGCTTCGCTATCGTACCCCTGGAGGCACATTCACCTCCGGGGATAGGTTAGGTTTGACCTCTGGACTCAGATTAGCGGAACCAGAAAGTGACTCAAAGGTGGAGATGATTAAAGAAAGCTGGTTCTCTTAGCATGATGTATATACACTTCCTAATCTGGCCAGGCTTCTTGAAACCATGCCGTCTTCATCTTACAGAAAAGTTTCTCATCTCATTCTTGGCTGGGCTGCAACACAGAAGGCGTAACGGCTTAACTGATTACATTAAGCTTTCCTATGTTTGAGTCCTAACCTGTGTACCTTGCAAAGGTAGAACCTGATTGTATATGCGGTGAAGGACTTGATGATCCCTCTTTAGGTTTAACTACATGCCCTCAGTGTAAGTTTCAAAGACTAAGTTTAGCTTTTCATTGTTGAGTGTCCACTGCACTGAAAAAAGTATATACCCCGTGTGTGTCCGTTCTGTATTCACAAACAGTCTCCTAGGAAATTATTTTGTTCTGTTGGAGTGGTTACATGAAATAAACTAAGCTGCCTTCTTCATGAAAGGTCCCTGTTAGAAACCTAAATctagtttaaaaagaaaatgttatccATGAATTTCCTTCTCCGCAATAACCCAGAGGTGTTGTCTGAGTGCACGCCACATACCTGTGACATACCACAGGacacaaagaaaaataaggCAGTATATAAGAATgcttagcatgtgtgtacatcaAGGGCCTCCCTGATAACTTGTGATGGTCGcttctcaataaaaaaaaaaaaagttatgtttttaaagGTACTCTTCCATTTGCGGAGTAtgacttttgtaactaaatgtagcaacaatatgccccccccaaaaaaaagttctTCATTCACTTTGCTTTCATCGTGTTCATACACTAAAATGACAGGTGTACTCTAGTTGAATTCCCATCATCTTCCATCTAGTTACCGCAGATAGATGGTCACAAGAAAAGTTTAAAGCCGTGTGTTGTTGTATTTTGGCGACAGGCTCAACGGAAACGCAAGGCAGCCGACTCCAGTCATTCGAGGAGAGCCAATAAAAGGCGCGCAGGACACGGCTCCACTGCCAATATGGCCGCAGCGACGGAGCCCATAGAGCTGGAGGAAAGTGGTGAGTGTATATGTTACCCTGCGCCCCGTCTAACAAACCCTTGCAAAGTCTGTGTACTCCACTATAATGCAGACAGTGCAATGTTATGTCTTGgttataaatcattttaaccggcatgctaaatttaaattttctGTGCCAACTTTCTAGGAAACCTAAAATTCCTTCTGTTACAATTTCCCACCCTTTGTGACAGGTTTTTGTTGTgtttaactgtaattttcttattttctgtaCCCACACATGTATAATCTCTTACAGGGCaataagggctttctttagctatcattattttgatcagATTCtatagtgtgtgggggggggctttttcTATGACTAACTTGAAAAActtaagtttagaaatacccaaccAACCGGATAGATGCCTGCATCTCATTATGCGGAGGCACCGTGTCGTAGAGTGTACTCCCCACAGTGATGGCCCCCCATCTTGCGTGTGTCCTGACTGTGGAACACACTCTTGTGCTAGTTCATATGACGGGGAGGTAATCGGCTTTAAACCAGTTAGGAACTGTATctgttttgccaaaaaaaaatggtatgctTGAAGTCCTATCTGAtccttttttgtctttgttcAAGGGGAAGAAGTGGTGGATCTTACATGTGAATCCACTGAACCGGTAGTGGTGGACTTAACTCACAACGATTCTGTTGTTGTAAGTAGAGCTGTTAAAATACAAGGACATCTGCttattctaataaaataaaaattatatatctacTTCTTAAtaagtattaaaatatatacctgATGTTACCAGATACATTATATAGAGAATATTGGCTAAATATGATCTACTTatatttcacccccccccccccccaatagacACTGTCCTGGTGTGAGCTCCATTAACTATATttaatgtcttgttttttttcttttctctttttttcacccTGTTTTTAAATGGCAAGATTGTCGAAGGTAAGTATTCGttatagaaaatatgtttttagtgtTATATCAGTTCATCGGCTTGAGTTTTGTCCTTAAAGTTCCTTTTTTGTTGTAAGATAATCAGGGTCAAAGGAGAGGCAGCTCTAGAGCCTCCCAGCAAACAGCCAGCTGCATACTGAGCAGCGATGATGAAGATTCCCGCGACATCGACCTGCTTGGCACCAGCAGGGTTCCCAGGGACGCGCCGTCCGTAGATCATGATAGTTCGAGGTATGCATTTTACACCAAACCTTGTTTTATGGCTGTGTTAGTTTGAATCTCATGCACAACCCGCTTTCTGCTTTGCTTCTGTACTGCTGCCTTCTGACAGACAATAACACCCGGTAATACTCATGACGCTAAATATATTTGAGGGACATGTCCGCATGAAAACAAAGTATCTCCAATCTAGGcttagttaataataataacgatggATGTGCTTTGGGTGGATGTTTAACCGAAACATTCTCTTCATTGAAAGAAAGGGAGTTCTGAGCAGCAGTTGCCAGCTTTATGTATTGATGATGTAGGGCAGGAGTACTATTTTGTCGTACTGTAACGGGAGGGAGGCAGGGAAAACTACACAAAGTGACATGAATACAAGAACTGCGTGGCTGTTCTTTACTTAAACCTGGTTCATAACTACCTTTACCTACGTTACAGGCTTTCAGCCGGCAGAATTAGTTGTCCGATCTGCATGGATGGCTACACTGAAGTAAGTGGAATTCTATGCAGTGTCTTTGTCTATAAAATCTGGAAGGATCATACGTcaagtaatatttaatattatgtgCATCCAAGGGCGACTTTACAACACATGGCAAACAAGCCCGATTATGTGTTCGGAAGAAAACCTGTTGGCTCTTTATCATTTCCTATTCAGATAACTTTACTTAATTTTTGTTGCCTTTTGAAGGTAAAATGGACACTTTATTTagcacatatataatacatatgcatatagcTTAATCCCCTAGCACACAGCTGGGCTTTTCAACTGCTAAATGGCGTACAGCAAGGTCAATATGCGAATGGCATAAAGTATTCCTACGCCTAAAGCTTCACGGCTCGGTCATTCATTAGTACTCGATTAATACGGATCATCCACACTTGCAGGAAAACTTTTTATGCCtacaaatgactttttttttttgtttcccctCTGCTAGATAACGCAAAGTAGACGTCTCATTGTGTCCACTAAATGTGGCCATATTTTCTGCAGCCAGTGCCTTCGAGACGCTCTTAAAAATGCGACGTCATGCCCAACCTGCAGGAAGAAACTGACTCATAAACAGTACCATCCgatctatatataaaattgcCAAAAATGTGCAGTGTTGCCTGTCTTATTCATTACCAAACCTGACTTTGGGCCCGTGATCCAGCACGCTGTCGCAATGTGTCGTGCCTGCTTCCCGCAGAAGGATACTGGGGAGCAACCTCCTGGGACATCGTGTCACAACGCAGATTGGCGGCTGCTAACTAAATGCGGATTAAGACAGGATGGTAGTGTTATACCACCTATATTTGTATAGTGTGTCTTTCATTAAGTTTCATAGAACGttggggttttcttttttttttccttttcatgtacatttttatttagcttGGGGCGGAGGGGGTGCTATGATTCTTGCCGTTCAACTGAGAaagatgtaatttttttatctcCCATAATATTCAGCATAGCGCttctgtatatattaaataaaactgaTTCAGGTATCAATTTGTCAGTTGTACAcagtaaattgtttttttttactccgtGTATAACCTGCTATAAAAAACTTAAAACTTCCATAAATTTTGAAGTTTTGCAGGGAAAACATGGCAGTGACCTGATATCTTCATGGTATATACAATCGAAACTGTGTATAAATGAGCATTTGAAATAGAAACCTCTTTAAAAGCAtaatttaaatgtctttacgtaaaggttttttttttattttataggaaattaattTGGTTTCGATACTTTCCACCTTGGCTACCATCGTACGTTCTCGTAATGGGTAGTAGCGGAGTGCAGCGCTCTTTCACAGAGACTCGCCACTGGTTTAAAATCTTAATAAAGATGCCGGCGCTCTGGTGGTTAATAAGTTACGAGCAGTCTCAATAGGAATGGAACGTTTCCTATGCAGCTGTGCTTGCCGAATATTAGATGTTAAAACGATTACCTGAGGATTctccatttatctttttttggggggagggggcgctgtgatatttatttaaatatatctatcatacatttttgtatcTGTGCTAATATACCCCATTTATTTGGGTGTGTAAATACACTTGCAATGTTTTGTGTACAAAAAattatgcactttttttttttttctttttctaacaaGTGCAAATATTAACTGGCAAAATAAATGGTTGCAATGCATGATTTTTAATTGCTGTTTTGAGTGTCTTTATTAACCACAAACCAGTCTTATGATCAGTTATAATCTCTGGATTGACCATGATTTTAAGCAAAAATCTGCATCGTTAGTTGTGTATTCTAGAGCTTCTTCAGCCCTCTCTCGGATGGCATTTGTCTGCTCCTAGGTGGGATCAGGTCCTCTAATCTATACGATGTAAAACGAAActataaataaacacatgatCGTCTCTGCAGAGTAATCTAAACATTTAACCAGGCGTACATTTGTATCTATCGTTGCCCTTGATTCATGTAAAAACTTCATCTTCTTCatagttttaattttaattgctttttaaaAGTGTAAAATTATGGctccaatacaaaaaaaaaagtgttttaatcAAAACAATCCGATTTGTTCTGGCAATGTATCTACGTAACATGGTGTGATTTCTTTTATGAGTAAATATGCCATTATTCGACCCTTGGAGTGATTTGGATTCTGTCTTATTCTGAGCCGCAGGGTTGAATGGTTCTTAATGGATGAAGGCTAAGGGACCGTTCTCATGACACTTTTTATACCCAATTAGAGAATGCTTTGTGAATCATTTGCCATGATTAGGTGCTGGTTAGCTGTGATGTGCCATGCTGACATCTAGTGGCCATATGTGGTATTGAAGACAGCAAAAATGTTTAGCACACTAGTTTATTGCCCCTGGCTTAAATGGAAAGTAAAGCCTAATTCAACGTTTTATTCAAAGGAATGTGCTTTTACAATGATACATAAATCATCTTGATAAACCCTAGCATTCAGTCTAGAACTGGAATAATTGGGAGATGTATATTTGTGCTACTGAAATtgttttgtcctgaaaaataatgacatcaggTTAATGATTGGTAAACCAATTAACTACCCCTCGGTGCTAGTGCTATGAAGAGGTGTACCCGCTATTGAAAGAATGGCTTTGATTTTGCGGGGCATGTTGTATAGAAGCAGCTGTCTGTAGAAAGCAggctttctttgttttgtggaCAATGGATATGCTGATGCTGTGGTGTGTTAATGGCATCTTATATTCCATTAGtaaatatacagtttatatgGCTTTGTTTTGAAATGTGTGCAGTCAGGTGGGATTAGGTTACCAGTGATGTGCTCGGAGACGTGCTGGCTCGTTACTTGCAGGAACGCTCTGCCTGATGTGGATGAATGTTTATCGGGCTCCGACAAATACACTGTTAATAATGTGAAGGGGATTTTGTTGGCTTGCTTTGGTGGGATTCTCCCGAGTGATCTGTTTTCTTAATGattgatttattaaaatgtgcaaacaaTCGTTCTAAGGCTGAtaaattgaaaaacaaatggGCAAAAAGATAACTCAGGTTTGTTTTTCTATAACCATTTTATTTCAAGTAGATGTCATTCTTTGCTGGGCTGAGATCTCTGTCCAGTAACATCTGAGAGCTGTCTATATTCAAGGAGCCATCATCAGATTCTCCTAGGGGAATAGAGTCTGGACTCAAAAGAGTTTGCTCATATGCAGCAAGCAGGGACAACAAGAGATGGACCTTGCAGCCTCATGCAAGAATCATTAAGAAGCTTAAGCTTAACAGGTTCCTCTCCCTGTGTCCAATATGAAAAAGGAATAGAGTGATACAGAAGATCCAGAGAGAAGGTACTTCAGTCATCTTGGTTGCTCCCTGGTCTCGCCTTTCCATATGCCTGTCTGTCCAAGGCTTCTGAAAATGTCCTAGCTCAGCAGGGTTTGGGTGAAAAAGTAATGTGTACCCAACTTCAGAACGGGAAGTGAGTTACCCCAACAAGATATTTAAAGATCTGGAAACTGTTCTCGTCATGGTGTTCTGCTAGGTGGATTTCGGTAGTGAATCTGTTCCTCAGCTTCCAGAATTTCTGTGCATCCTCGAATTATTTCATCCTTAAGGGCTTGACAGGCTCCCCCTTTGAGCCACTTTAAGGAAGGCTTTCTTGAACGTTACCTTGACTAGGATAGGTGACTTCCAAGCTCTATCCAAAGAGACCCCTCTATAAAGACAAAGAGAAAAGAAGGGCAACACAGAACCTGAGATTTCAGTTTGGAGCTCCTACCTCTCCACACGTATCAAATGAGTTTGGTCTTAAGTATGTTAAAGATAAATACCAGGATAATCTTCAGACAAATATTAGTGATGCTTAATGTGCTAAAGAtgactttattaaatattctaattataccacttatacacatttattgttattacattCCCTTTGCATCCCACCAAGTACAGCGTATGTTGCAtttacctataaaaaaaattgctataGTGATTGTAACCTATATAGatcttgtttttgtttgaaatCCTTTTGTTGTCGTAGGACAGGAACAGATCCCCTGGAATGAACTGGACTTCCACTTAATTTTAGTGTGCTTCTTCTATCCCGGGCAGTCAC
The DNA window shown above is from Spea bombifrons isolate aSpeBom1 chromosome 1, aSpeBom1.2.pri, whole genome shotgun sequence and carries:
- the RNF4 gene encoding E3 ubiquitin-protein ligase RNF4, with amino-acid sequence MSTAQRKRKAADSSHSRRANKRRAGHGSTANMAAATEPIELEESGEEVVDLTCESTEPVVVDLTHNDSVVIVEDNQGQRRGSSRASQQTASCILSSDDEDSRDIDLLGTSRVPRDAPSVDHDSSRLSAGRISCPICMDGYTEITQSRRLIVSTKCGHIFCSQCLRDALKNATSCPTCRKKLTHKQYHPIYI